A genomic segment from Mycolicibacterium tusciae JS617 encodes:
- a CDS encoding ParB/RepB/Spo0J family partition protein — MTDTTTARPARRPKRKTTANRFAKLAGGDIAADDTALSPASDDAPADDAGGLIGGMTVVAAVEAAHRVVEVAVDEIAPHPFNDDARSQPHPGDPKWDELLNSVRANGVRLPVLVVPREAFTAARPAMAEQISPEARYVLVYGHRRRAAALEAGRATVPAVIDDSIMADDGDLDAMASENLGRQDLSALAEADLFARYSEIGLSQRAIGERLGVDQTTVSRRLALLLLAPEVRAAIEAGRIPSHEAPGFSGVLPYGPLRRWQKKKDPEQDTQRRRDEQLEALRLVLDRGWLPSRAADRVVAEREARAEAAALGITLVDDPEAELGADYIERRISREEFTPGADVIGAINANTGTLDLYDRSPAKPADHTPPAGEAADATPAADPTTAPPWDTAPDEDAGEYDTGEGATGVEDEDPEAAAIAEQQRADAAAAASAQTRRRQACAALITHQPSNSDLLRVLVRQCISGVSARSQTSAVKALLRDWDASADGTGEKARNARAWHLAVASAELHTAELKGAWDEDAIAHLDVLVERVGYQPTEWESRQLTDARA, encoded by the coding sequence GTGACCGATACGACTACAGCGCGGCCCGCCCGCCGGCCCAAGCGCAAGACCACCGCCAACAGGTTCGCCAAGCTCGCTGGCGGCGACATCGCCGCCGACGACACCGCCCTCTCCCCCGCATCCGACGACGCGCCAGCCGACGACGCCGGCGGACTCATCGGCGGCATGACCGTCGTCGCGGCCGTCGAGGCGGCCCACCGGGTCGTCGAGGTGGCAGTGGACGAGATCGCGCCCCACCCGTTCAACGACGACGCCCGGTCCCAGCCTCATCCGGGCGATCCGAAATGGGACGAGCTGCTCAACAGCGTCCGCGCCAACGGCGTCCGCCTGCCTGTGTTGGTAGTCCCCCGCGAAGCCTTCACCGCAGCCAGACCCGCTATGGCAGAACAGATTTCACCGGAGGCGCGGTATGTCCTGGTTTACGGACACAGGCGTCGAGCCGCTGCGCTGGAAGCCGGGCGCGCCACAGTGCCGGCCGTCATCGACGACTCGATCATGGCCGATGACGGTGACCTCGACGCCATGGCATCGGAAAACCTTGGCCGCCAAGACCTCTCAGCTCTCGCCGAAGCTGATCTGTTCGCGCGCTACTCCGAGATCGGATTGTCGCAACGTGCGATCGGCGAACGGCTCGGCGTCGACCAGACCACCGTCTCGCGCCGGCTGGCGCTGCTGCTGCTGGCCCCCGAGGTCCGCGCCGCCATCGAAGCCGGGCGGATCCCGAGCCATGAAGCGCCGGGATTCTCCGGCGTTCTGCCCTACGGCCCGCTGCGGCGCTGGCAGAAGAAGAAGGACCCCGAGCAGGACACGCAGCGCCGGCGCGACGAGCAGCTTGAGGCGCTGCGCCTGGTGCTCGACCGCGGCTGGCTGCCGTCGCGAGCTGCGGACCGGGTTGTCGCAGAGCGTGAGGCCCGCGCCGAAGCCGCCGCGCTCGGCATCACCCTGGTCGACGATCCGGAGGCTGAGCTGGGAGCCGATTACATCGAGCGCCGCATCAGCCGGGAGGAGTTCACCCCTGGTGCGGATGTGATCGGTGCCATCAACGCCAACACCGGCACGCTCGATCTCTACGACCGCTCACCCGCCAAGCCCGCCGATCACACACCGCCCGCCGGCGAGGCCGCCGACGCAACCCCTGCGGCCGACCCCACCACGGCGCCGCCGTGGGACACCGCTCCCGACGAGGATGCGGGGGAGTACGACACGGGGGAGGGCGCCACCGGTGTCGAGGACGAGGATCCCGAAGCCGCGGCGATCGCCGAACAACAGCGTGCCGATGCCGCCGCCGCCGCCAGCGCGCAGACCCGACGCCGACAGGCATGCGCGGCCCTGATCACCCATCAGCCGTCCAACTCGGATCTACTCAGGGTTCTGGTGCGGCAGTGCATTTCCGGCGTCAGCGCCCGCAGCCAAACCTCCGCGGTCAAAGCGCTCCTGCGCGACTGGGACGCCAGCGCCGACGGCACGGGGGAGAAGGCCCGCAACGCCCGCGCCTGGCATCTCGCCGTCGCCTCCGCGGAACTGCACACCGCCGAACTCAAAGGCG
- a CDS encoding ESX secretion-associated protein EspG, with translation MARYEAVEVTAHQAWFLADYLGGGMYPWKLAITGPYVDPSDREPFNARSLAELTEAGVIDDDGRVKPSVAEAIRTVCQPRQWLEWYTIISADQMLRGVLARTNPPHAVVALRYAQMVTFTPLQLDHSESIVPIITAGLPDDEPPAQFTEFEIRMDIGKQIDARIGRGADVVETLTDLGVTEGSADIMELARTGERITVELTAHDSADGARHQTDVSVNVISTQVGRILVSPQEGEPATSLFAPAEPFAVAMAVRDLTARLPSGTWFPHENFDI, from the coding sequence ATGGCTAGATATGAGGCAGTGGAAGTGACGGCGCACCAGGCGTGGTTCCTCGCCGACTACCTCGGCGGCGGAATGTACCCATGGAAGCTGGCGATCACCGGCCCCTATGTCGACCCCTCTGACCGGGAACCGTTCAACGCCCGGTCGCTGGCCGAACTCACCGAGGCAGGCGTGATCGACGACGACGGACGTGTGAAACCCTCTGTGGCCGAAGCGATCCGGACAGTCTGCCAACCTCGACAATGGCTGGAGTGGTACACGATCATCAGCGCTGATCAGATGCTGCGCGGCGTCCTGGCCCGGACCAACCCGCCCCATGCCGTCGTGGCACTGCGATACGCCCAGATGGTCACGTTCACCCCGCTGCAGCTCGACCACAGCGAGTCGATCGTGCCCATCATCACCGCAGGCCTTCCCGACGACGAGCCTCCTGCGCAGTTCACCGAGTTCGAGATCCGCATGGACATCGGCAAGCAAATCGACGCGCGCATCGGCCGCGGCGCCGATGTCGTGGAGACGCTGACCGACTTGGGCGTCACCGAGGGCAGCGCTGACATCATGGAGCTGGCCCGCACTGGCGAGCGCATCACCGTGGAACTGACTGCCCACGACTCAGCAGACGGCGCGCGCCATCAGACCGACGTCAGCGTCAACGTCATCAGCACCCAGGTAGGGCGGATCCTCGTCAGTCCACAAGAGGGTGAGCCTGCAACGTCGCTATTCGCCCCAGCCGAACCGTTCGCCGTCGCCATGGCGGTGCGCGACCTGACTGCGCGATTGCCCTCTGGCACTTGGTTTCCCCACGAGAACTTCGACATCTGA